Proteins encoded in a region of the bacterium genome:
- a CDS encoding aminomethyl-transferring glycine dehydrogenase subunit GcvPA translates to MPYLVHSPEDRAAMLAAIGVQSMDELLVDIPRSLRLPALELPAGLSEFETMAQIASLAARNRVFPDRLTFRGGGIYRRFIPAAVAAVTSKPEFYTAYTPYQPEASQGTLQAIFEFQTLIAELTALDVANASLYDGATAVAEAAMMAHIHTGRDEVLVSGYLHPEYAEVLRAFSEGRGIKVRKGTEPTAKTAAVIYQQPDFLGLVVDAPGLTQAAHRAGALAIACVDPISLALLAPPGEYGADIAVGEGQQLGLSPSYGGPHVGFIACRKELVRRLPGRLVGTSHDAGGRRGFVLALAAREQHIRREKATSNVCTNHSLCALAASVYMTYMGPDGLRQVAEVGFKRAHALAERLAGLPGWEPAFPERQFINEFPMRVPKGPAVIRKLARKGILGGLDVHRWFRELKGVLTFTCTEVNDARALDELVAVLES, encoded by the coding sequence ATGCCGTACCTCGTCCACTCCCCCGAAGATCGCGCGGCCATGCTGGCGGCCATCGGCGTCCAGTCGATGGACGAGCTGCTGGTCGACATCCCACGGTCGCTGCGGCTCCCGGCGCTCGAGCTTCCGGCCGGCCTTTCGGAGTTCGAGACGATGGCCCAAATCGCTTCGCTTGCGGCTCGCAACCGGGTCTTTCCCGACCGGCTGACGTTCCGCGGCGGTGGGATTTATCGCCGGTTCATCCCGGCCGCTGTGGCCGCGGTCACCTCCAAGCCCGAGTTCTACACCGCCTACACGCCCTATCAGCCCGAGGCGAGCCAGGGCACGCTGCAGGCGATCTTTGAATTCCAGACGCTGATCGCTGAGCTGACCGCGCTCGACGTCGCCAACGCCTCGCTGTATGACGGCGCCACGGCCGTCGCCGAGGCGGCGATGATGGCTCACATCCACACGGGACGCGACGAGGTCCTGGTGTCGGGATACCTGCACCCCGAGTACGCGGAGGTCCTGCGGGCTTTCAGCGAGGGTCGGGGCATCAAGGTGCGGAAGGGAACCGAGCCGACGGCGAAGACCGCGGCGGTGATCTACCAGCAGCCGGACTTCCTCGGCCTGGTGGTCGACGCGCCCGGGTTGACACAGGCGGCGCATCGAGCCGGAGCGCTGGCCATCGCGTGCGTCGACCCGATCAGCCTCGCCCTCCTGGCTCCTCCCGGTGAGTACGGCGCCGACATCGCGGTGGGCGAGGGGCAGCAGCTGGGCCTCAGCCCGAGCTACGGCGGTCCGCACGTCGGCTTCATCGCGTGCCGCAAGGAGCTCGTGCGCCGCCTGCCAGGACGTCTTGTCGGCACCTCGCACGATGCCGGCGGGCGCCGCGGGTTCGTGCTCGCGCTGGCCGCCCGCGAGCAGCACATCAGGCGGGAGAAGGCGACCTCCAATGTCTGCACCAACCACTCGCTTTGCGCCCTGGCCGCCAGCGTCTACATGACCTACATGGGCCCGGATGGGCTGCGTCAGGTCGCCGAGGTCGGCTTCAAGCGCGCGCATGCCCTGGCCGAGCGGCTCGCCGGCCTGCCCGGATGGGAGCCGGCGTTCCCCGAGCGTCAATTCATCAACGAATTCCCGATGCGCGTGCCCAAGGGACCGGCGGTGATCAGGAAGCTTGCCCGCAAGGGCATTCTGGGCGGCCTCGACGTGCATCGCTGGTTTCGTGAGCTCAAAGGCGTGCTCACGTTCACCTGCACCGAGGTCAACGACGCCCGGGCGCTCGACGAGCTGGTGGCGGTGCTGGAATCGTGA